In Nocardioides sp. InS609-2, a single genomic region encodes these proteins:
- a CDS encoding fumarylacetoacetate hydrolase family protein, with amino-acid sequence MRIARFTTGEEPAYGVVTGDVDDYGQPAEDSTIVALAGDPLYVGVKLLQQEHKLADVRLLAPVLPRSKVVGIGRNYAAHAAELGNDLPTEPLMFLKPNTSVVGPGDPIFYPPQTQNLHFEGELAVVIGRICRDVPPEQATDVIHGYTIANDVTARDLQKSDVQFTRAKGFDSFCPLGPWIETDIDPQVFADGVRIQTHLNGDLKQDGSTKDLIFDIPTLVAYVSSVMTLLPGDVILTGTPEGVGPMLVGDEVEISIAGIGTLTNKVASR; translated from the coding sequence GTGCGCATCGCCCGATTCACCACAGGAGAAGAGCCCGCCTACGGAGTCGTGACAGGAGACGTCGACGACTACGGCCAGCCCGCCGAGGACTCCACGATCGTGGCCCTTGCCGGCGACCCGCTGTACGTCGGCGTCAAGCTGCTCCAGCAGGAGCACAAGCTCGCCGACGTCCGGCTGCTCGCTCCCGTGCTGCCACGCAGCAAGGTGGTCGGCATCGGCCGCAACTACGCCGCCCACGCCGCCGAGCTCGGCAACGACCTGCCGACCGAGCCGCTGATGTTCCTCAAGCCCAACACGTCGGTGGTCGGCCCCGGGGACCCGATCTTCTACCCGCCGCAGACCCAGAACCTGCACTTCGAGGGCGAGCTCGCCGTCGTCATCGGCCGCATCTGCCGCGACGTACCCCCGGAGCAGGCAACCGACGTCATCCACGGCTACACGATCGCCAACGACGTCACCGCGCGCGACCTCCAGAAGTCAGACGTGCAGTTCACCCGGGCCAAGGGCTTCGACTCGTTCTGCCCGCTCGGCCCATGGATCGAGACCGACATCGACCCGCAGGTGTTCGCCGACGGGGTGCGCATCCAGACCCACCTCAACGGCGACCTCAAGCAGGACGGGTCCACCAAGGACCTGATCTTCGACATCCCGACGCTGGTCGCCTACGTCTCCAGCGTCATGACATTGCTGCCCGGCGACGTCATCCTCACCGGCACCCCCGAGGGTGTCGGTCCCATGCTGGTCGGCGACGAGGTCGAGATCTCGATCGCCGGCATCGGCACCCTCACGAACAAGGTGGCATCCCGTTGA
- a CDS encoding type II CAAX endopeptidase family protein — MSPTGDLAYHELHRAGRAGVWRPLLGIVLMVAGTLLLAPVVWQAIFALGYAAAGEPVVSSMEGLLDTDNPTPVSLAFLNVVLASAIPVAWFLSRVLHGLKPRWLSSVLPRIRWRFFLVCLGLSVLALIATLVVTAVLPQEGGTEVTGTVNDFTSTTRDFLLVVLLLTPLQAAGEEYAFRGYLTQAFGGLGGSRVLAVVAPALLFGLAHGLGQSLPVFVDRFAFGLVAGTLVVLTGGLEAAIAMHVLNNFLAFGLALAFSDMGSALNPTGGSWWSLPGTLTQSIVYLALALAVARRMGLRHTTNGGVLEASGGRVYRSPLRPEGP, encoded by the coding sequence ATGAGTCCCACGGGCGACCTCGCCTACCACGAGCTGCACCGGGCGGGCCGGGCCGGCGTGTGGCGCCCGCTGCTGGGCATCGTGCTGATGGTCGCCGGGACGCTCCTCCTCGCCCCGGTCGTCTGGCAGGCGATCTTCGCTCTCGGGTACGCCGCGGCAGGCGAGCCCGTCGTGTCGTCGATGGAGGGGTTGCTCGACACCGACAACCCGACGCCGGTCTCACTGGCGTTCCTCAACGTCGTGCTGGCCTCGGCGATCCCGGTCGCGTGGTTCCTCAGCCGCGTGCTGCACGGGCTCAAGCCGCGCTGGTTGTCGTCGGTGCTCCCGCGCATCCGCTGGCGGTTCTTCCTCGTCTGCCTCGGCCTCTCGGTGCTGGCCCTGATCGCGACGCTGGTCGTCACCGCGGTGCTGCCCCAGGAGGGCGGCACGGAGGTGACCGGCACCGTCAACGACTTCACGTCGACGACGCGCGACTTCCTGCTCGTCGTACTCCTGCTGACGCCGCTGCAGGCCGCAGGGGAGGAGTACGCCTTCCGCGGCTACCTCACCCAGGCGTTCGGCGGCCTCGGCGGATCCCGGGTGCTCGCCGTCGTCGCTCCGGCGTTGCTGTTCGGCCTCGCGCACGGCCTCGGCCAGAGCCTGCCGGTCTTCGTCGACCGCTTCGCGTTCGGCCTGGTGGCCGGCACCCTCGTCGTACTCACCGGGGGTCTGGAAGCAGCCATCGCCATGCACGTCCTGAACAACTTCCTGGCGTTCGGCCTGGCGCTCGCGTTCAGCGACATGGGCAGTGCCCTCAACCCCACCGGCGGCAGCTGGTGGAGCCTGCCAGGCACCCTCACCCAGTCCATCGTCTACCTCGCCCTAGCGCTCGCCGTGGCCCGGCGGATGGGGCTGCGCCACACCACGAACGGGGGCGTTTTGGAGGCGTCCGGGGGCCGCGTGTATCGTTCACCCCTGCGTCCGGAGGGCCCCTGA
- a CDS encoding 3-methyladenine DNA glycosylase, with translation MDAEVLDEVTWRARAEAHAARVDAFVAPHLARRGSAVKHPVHDFLFTYYSQRPAQLRRWHPGFGVALESGEEYAGLKGYQSSPVAVSPEYVESQRALLESLHTLLTATAGQPANFGCFGLHEWAMVYRLEEDETRHADWPLRLGPAGTDAVVESHRIGCSHFDAYRFFTPPARSLNVLSPGREDRAAYEQPACLHGNMDLYKHAFRLTPMVSSDLVADCFELARDIRELDMRAAPYDLVDLGFEPVRIETPEGKQEYAAAQRGFAERAGPLRARLITECEGLLS, from the coding sequence GTGGATGCCGAGGTGTTGGACGAGGTGACGTGGCGAGCGCGCGCTGAGGCGCACGCGGCTCGTGTCGACGCGTTCGTGGCGCCGCACCTGGCCCGGCGTGGGTCTGCGGTGAAGCACCCCGTGCACGACTTCCTCTTCACGTACTACTCCCAGCGGCCGGCGCAGCTGCGGCGCTGGCACCCCGGCTTCGGGGTCGCGCTAGAGAGTGGGGAGGAGTACGCGGGGTTGAAGGGGTACCAGTCATCCCCCGTCGCCGTCTCGCCCGAGTACGTCGAGTCGCAGCGCGCGCTCCTCGAGTCGCTGCACACCCTGCTGACCGCGACGGCCGGCCAGCCAGCCAACTTCGGCTGCTTCGGGCTGCACGAGTGGGCGATGGTCTACCGGCTCGAGGAGGACGAGACGCGGCACGCCGACTGGCCGCTGCGGCTGGGCCCGGCGGGCACCGACGCGGTCGTGGAGTCGCACCGCATCGGCTGCTCGCACTTCGACGCCTACCGATTCTTCACTCCCCCGGCGCGGTCGCTCAACGTGCTGTCCCCCGGCCGCGAGGACCGGGCGGCGTACGAGCAGCCGGCCTGCCTGCACGGCAACATGGACCTCTACAAGCACGCCTTCCGGCTCACCCCGATGGTCAGCAGTGACCTGGTCGCCGACTGCTTCGAGCTGGCCCGCGACATCCGCGAGCTCGACATGCGCGCCGCGCCGTACGACCTCGTCGACCTCGGCTTCGAGCCGGTGCGCATCGAGACCCCCGAGGGAAAGCAGGAGTACGCCGCGGCGCAGCGCGGCTTCGCCGAGCGGGCGGGTCCGCTTCGGGCCCGGCTGATCACCGAGTGCGAGGGCCTCCTCTCGTAG
- a CDS encoding GNAT family N-acetyltransferase encodes MIDRDIVQITPDDWALFRDIRLRALADAPGAFGSRFDDWVDEPESSWRGRLENVELNLVARHGDEAVGMASGSLDGDDAALISMWVDPVARGTGTAQALIEAVVGWARGLERTTYLMVRSDNPRAIATYERAGFVDLGVPDDHDGPPENRMVHRSDAR; translated from the coding sequence ATGATCGACCGCGACATCGTCCAGATCACGCCCGACGACTGGGCCCTCTTCCGTGACATCCGGCTCCGAGCGCTGGCTGACGCTCCCGGAGCGTTCGGATCCCGCTTCGATGACTGGGTCGACGAACCCGAGTCCAGCTGGCGCGGCCGCCTGGAGAATGTCGAGCTCAACCTCGTCGCGCGACACGGCGACGAGGCCGTCGGCATGGCCAGCGGGTCACTCGACGGCGACGACGCCGCGCTGATCTCGATGTGGGTCGACCCAGTGGCTCGTGGCACCGGGACGGCACAGGCGCTCATCGAAGCAGTCGTCGGCTGGGCTCGCGGCCTGGAGCGGACGACGTACCTGATGGTGCGCAGTGACAACCCACGGGCTATCGCGACGTACGAACGGGCGGGCTTTGTCGACCTCGGCGTACCCGACGATCACGACGGGCCACCCGAGAACCGAATGGTCCATCGGAGCGACGCGAGATGA
- a CDS encoding IclR family transcriptional regulator: MDTTSGVGVLDKAALVLAALEAGPATLAGLVAGTGLARPTAHRLAVALEHHRLVARDMQGRFVLGPRLGELSAAAGEDRLLAAAGPVLARLRDITGESAQLWRRQGEHRVCVAAAERPSGLRDTIPVGSQLTMRAGSAAQVLLAWEDPERMHRGLQNAAFSATALSGIRRRGWAQSVGEREQGVASVSAPVRSPGGKIIAAVSVSGPLERLSRQPGRMHAPAVLAAAERLSESLRRAAAD, encoded by the coding sequence ATGGACACCACTTCCGGAGTCGGCGTGCTCGACAAGGCCGCTCTCGTGCTCGCTGCGCTCGAGGCCGGACCCGCCACCCTGGCCGGCCTCGTCGCCGGCACCGGCCTGGCCCGGCCGACCGCCCACCGCCTCGCCGTCGCCCTCGAGCACCATCGGCTCGTCGCCCGCGACATGCAGGGCCGCTTCGTGCTCGGACCCCGCCTCGGCGAGCTCTCCGCCGCCGCCGGCGAGGACCGTCTCCTCGCGGCCGCGGGACCGGTGCTGGCGCGGCTGCGCGACATCACCGGCGAGTCCGCCCAGCTGTGGCGGCGCCAGGGCGAGCACCGCGTGTGCGTCGCCGCCGCCGAGCGCCCGTCCGGCCTGCGCGACACGATCCCCGTCGGCTCGCAGCTGACGATGCGCGCCGGCTCGGCCGCCCAGGTGCTCCTCGCCTGGGAGGATCCCGAGCGCATGCACCGCGGACTCCAGAACGCTGCCTTCTCCGCGACCGCGCTCTCCGGCATCCGGCGCCGCGGCTGGGCACAGAGCGTGGGTGAGCGCGAGCAAGGCGTCGCGTCCGTGTCGGCGCCGGTCCGCTCCCCCGGCGGCAAGATCATCGCAGCGGTCTCGGTGTCCGGCCCGCTCGAGCGCCTCTCGCGCCAGCCCGGCCGCATGCACGCGCCCGCCGTACTCGCTGCAGCCGAGCGGCTCTCCGAGTCGCTGCGTCGCGCCGCCGCCGACTAG
- the leuC gene encoding 3-isopropylmalate dehydratase large subunit translates to MGKTLAEKVWDEHVVRSADGEPDLLYIDLHLIHEVTSPQAFDGLRVAGRAVRRPDLTLATEDHNVPTVDWDKPIADPVSKTQVDTLRKNAADFGVRLHQLGDIEQGIVHIIGPQLGLTQPGMTIVCGDSHTSTHGAFGAIAFGIGTSEVEHVLATQTLSQAKPKTMAVTVHGSLPAGVTAKDMVLTLIAHTGTGGGQGYIVEYRGPAIEELSMEGRMTVCNMSIEWGAKAGLIAPDQTTYDYLEGRPEAPKGADWDAAVAHWKTLLTDDDATYDEEIVLDASTMTPFVTWGTNPGQGVPLGGSVPSPDDFDEPDDKIATQKALEYMGLEAGTPMREVRVDTVFVGSCTNGRIEDLRLAAEILRGHKVADGTRLLVVPGSVRVRLQAQEEGLDRIFLDAGAEWRGAGCSMCLGMNPDQLAPQERSASTSNRNFEGRQGKGGRTHLVSVPVAAATAVRGTLSSPADLTPISQEA, encoded by the coding sequence ATGGGCAAGACCTTGGCCGAGAAGGTGTGGGACGAGCATGTGGTCCGTAGTGCCGACGGGGAGCCCGACCTTCTCTATATCGACCTCCACCTCATCCACGAGGTGACGAGTCCGCAGGCGTTCGACGGACTGCGGGTCGCGGGCCGCGCGGTACGCCGTCCGGACCTCACCCTGGCGACCGAGGACCACAACGTCCCGACCGTCGACTGGGACAAGCCGATCGCCGACCCGGTGAGCAAGACCCAGGTCGACACGCTGCGCAAGAACGCCGCCGACTTCGGCGTGCGGCTGCACCAGCTCGGTGACATCGAGCAGGGCATCGTGCACATCATCGGCCCGCAACTCGGCCTCACCCAGCCGGGCATGACCATCGTCTGCGGCGACAGCCATACGAGCACGCATGGTGCGTTCGGCGCAATCGCCTTCGGCATCGGCACCTCCGAGGTCGAGCACGTGCTCGCCACCCAGACGCTCAGCCAGGCGAAGCCGAAGACGATGGCCGTCACGGTCCACGGCAGCCTGCCTGCCGGCGTCACCGCCAAGGACATGGTGCTGACCCTGATCGCGCACACGGGCACCGGCGGCGGCCAGGGCTACATCGTGGAGTACCGAGGACCGGCCATCGAGGAACTCTCGATGGAGGGCCGGATGACGGTCTGCAACATGTCGATCGAGTGGGGCGCCAAGGCCGGGCTCATCGCGCCCGACCAGACGACGTACGACTATCTCGAGGGTCGCCCCGAGGCGCCGAAGGGCGCCGACTGGGACGCGGCGGTGGCGCACTGGAAGACGCTCCTCACCGATGACGACGCGACGTACGACGAAGAGATCGTGCTGGACGCGTCGACGATGACGCCGTTCGTCACATGGGGCACCAACCCGGGCCAGGGCGTGCCGCTCGGTGGCTCGGTGCCCAGCCCCGACGACTTCGACGAGCCCGACGACAAGATCGCCACCCAAAAGGCCCTGGAATACATGGGCCTGGAGGCCGGCACCCCGATGCGCGAGGTGCGCGTCGACACGGTGTTCGTCGGCTCGTGCACCAACGGCCGCATCGAGGACCTGCGTCTCGCAGCCGAGATCCTGCGCGGCCACAAGGTCGCCGACGGCACGAGGCTGCTCGTCGTACCCGGATCCGTGCGGGTGCGCCTGCAGGCACAAGAAGAGGGTCTCGACCGGATCTTCCTCGACGCCGGCGCCGAGTGGCGTGGCGCCGGGTGCTCGATGTGTCTGGGCATGAACCCCGACCAGCTCGCGCCGCAGGAACGCAGCGCGTCGACGTCCAATCGCAACTTCGAGGGACGCCAGGGCAAGGGCGGTCGCACCCACCTGGTCTCGGTGCCGGTGGCCGCGGCCACCGCCGTACGCGGCACGTTGTCATCGCCCGCCGACCTCACTCCGATCTCCCAGGAGGCCTGA
- a CDS encoding M23 family metallopeptidase: MMRMLGLMTALLLTAAPAAAADDDPRWVFYSRDTTAYTSPWYDGAHRTMIGYGCTRAPYYPADSRCGGGRGFHHGIDVAMPCGTPITAGRFGRVVSSAAYGPAYGENPLVIRNKRLGVDILIAHARTVYVSVGDRVTRGVSLALASDSAAPDGCHLHFEVRSVAGGLDDAQRPVKLLDRVPA; the protein is encoded by the coding sequence ATGATGCGCATGCTCGGGCTGATGACCGCGTTGCTGCTCACGGCGGCGCCGGCCGCGGCGGCCGACGACGACCCGAGGTGGGTGTTCTACTCGCGCGACACGACGGCGTACACCTCTCCCTGGTACGACGGTGCGCACCGCACGATGATCGGCTACGGCTGCACCCGCGCGCCCTACTACCCGGCCGACAGCCGCTGCGGTGGCGGGCGCGGCTTCCACCACGGCATCGACGTGGCGATGCCGTGCGGGACGCCGATCACGGCCGGGCGGTTCGGACGGGTGGTGAGCAGCGCGGCGTACGGACCGGCGTACGGCGAGAACCCGCTCGTGATCCGCAACAAGCGGCTCGGCGTCGACATCCTGATCGCGCACGCGCGCACGGTGTACGTCAGCGTGGGTGACCGCGTCACGCGCGGGGTGTCGCTGGCGCTCGCGTCGGACTCGGCAGCGCCCGACGGGTGCCACCTGCACTTCGAGGTGCGTTCGGTCGCTGGTGGGCTGGACGACGCCCAGCGACCCGTGAAGCTGCTCGACCGGGTGCCGGCATGA
- the leuD gene encoding 3-isopropylmalate dehydratase small subunit produces MEAFSQHTGVGVPLRRTNVDTDQIIPAVYLKRVTRDGFEDGLFAAWRNDESFVLNRPEYAAGSVLVAGPDFGTGSSREHAVWALQNYGFRVVISPRFGDIFRGNSGKSGLLAAQVDEKVVQRLWDLLEERPGTTVSVDLEARTVRAGEGPDAVEDSFDIDDYTRWRLLEGLDDIGITLGHDGDIASYETNRPSWKPATL; encoded by the coding sequence ATGGAAGCGTTCTCCCAGCACACCGGCGTCGGGGTGCCCCTGCGCCGCACCAACGTCGACACCGACCAGATCATCCCGGCTGTCTACCTCAAGCGCGTCACGCGCGACGGGTTCGAGGACGGGCTCTTCGCCGCCTGGCGCAACGACGAGTCGTTCGTGCTCAACCGGCCGGAGTACGCCGCGGGCTCGGTGCTCGTCGCCGGTCCCGACTTCGGCACGGGCTCGTCACGCGAGCACGCCGTGTGGGCGTTGCAGAACTACGGTTTCCGGGTGGTCATCTCACCGCGTTTCGGCGACATCTTCCGCGGCAACTCCGGCAAGTCCGGTCTGCTCGCCGCACAGGTCGACGAGAAGGTCGTGCAGCGACTCTGGGACCTCCTCGAGGAGCGGCCCGGCACCACCGTCAGCGTCGACCTGGAAGCCCGTACCGTGCGTGCCGGTGAGGGGCCCGATGCCGTCGAGGACTCCTTCGACATCGACGACTACACGCGTTGGCGGCTGCTCGAGGGTCTCGACGACATCGGCATCACCCTCGGACACGACGGCGACATCGCGTCGTACGAGACAAACCGCCCGAGCTGGAAGCCAGCGACTCTCTGA
- the gltX gene encoding glutamate--tRNA ligase, with product MSKVRVRFPPSPTGSPHVGLVRTFLFNWAFARHHGGTLVLRIEDTDTARNTQESYDGLFDLFHWLGLDWDEGPDVGGPHAPYRQSERGEIYRDALARLAEGGHSYRCYCTTDEVAARRQASGSKDMGYDRFCRELTDTQVEAFVEEGRAPVVRFRMPDGEIAFDDLVRGRVSFHSDHVSDYALARANGDPLYTLTNPVDDALMDITHVLRGEDLLSSTPRQVALYAALADVGIGTGAPLFGHLPYVMGQGNKKLSKRDPEAHALAYRDQGFLPEGLLNYMALLGWAIAADRDVFTLDEMVAAFDIKDVNPNPARFDIKKADAINSSHMRMLSTDEITHRALPFLKQAGVVSDPVSDADAQLLELAMPLVGERINKLTEAVDMLGFLFVDEASFTRTDELDEAGREVVQASYDVLAALPQWSTTAIEEALRTKLVEERGLKPRLAFGPVRIAITGSKVSPPLFESMELLGRERSIARLHDALFE from the coding sequence TTGAGCAAGGTCCGTGTTCGCTTTCCTCCGTCTCCGACCGGCAGCCCGCACGTCGGCCTCGTCCGCACGTTCCTTTTCAACTGGGCGTTCGCTCGACACCACGGTGGCACGCTGGTTCTCCGCATCGAGGACACCGACACCGCGCGCAACACCCAGGAGTCCTACGACGGTCTCTTCGACCTCTTCCACTGGCTGGGGCTCGACTGGGACGAGGGCCCCGACGTCGGCGGCCCGCACGCGCCGTACCGCCAGTCGGAGCGCGGTGAGATCTACCGCGACGCGCTTGCCCGTCTCGCCGAGGGCGGACACAGCTATCGGTGCTACTGCACCACCGACGAGGTCGCGGCCCGCCGCCAGGCGAGCGGCTCCAAGGACATGGGCTACGACCGGTTCTGCCGCGAGCTGACCGACACGCAGGTCGAGGCGTTCGTCGAAGAGGGTCGCGCTCCCGTCGTGCGGTTCCGGATGCCCGACGGCGAGATCGCGTTCGACGACCTCGTGCGCGGCCGGGTGAGCTTCCACAGCGACCACGTGTCCGACTACGCACTGGCCCGCGCCAACGGCGACCCGCTCTACACCCTCACCAACCCCGTCGACGACGCGCTCATGGACATCACCCACGTGCTGCGTGGTGAGGACCTGCTCTCCAGCACCCCGCGCCAGGTTGCCCTGTACGCTGCGCTGGCCGACGTCGGCATCGGCACGGGAGCCCCGCTCTTCGGGCACCTGCCCTACGTCATGGGCCAGGGCAACAAGAAGCTGTCGAAGCGCGACCCCGAGGCCCACGCGCTGGCCTACCGCGACCAGGGTTTCCTGCCGGAGGGGTTGCTCAACTACATGGCGCTCCTCGGCTGGGCGATCGCCGCCGACCGCGACGTCTTCACCCTCGACGAGATGGTGGCGGCGTTCGACATCAAGGACGTGAACCCCAACCCCGCGCGCTTCGACATCAAGAAGGCCGACGCGATCAACTCCTCGCACATGCGGATGCTCTCGACCGACGAGATCACGCACCGCGCGCTGCCGTTCCTCAAGCAGGCCGGCGTGGTCTCCGACCCGGTGTCCGACGCCGACGCACAGCTGCTCGAGCTGGCCATGCCGCTGGTGGGTGAGCGCATCAACAAGCTCACCGAGGCCGTCGACATGCTCGGCTTCCTCTTCGTTGACGAGGCCTCCTTCACGCGCACCGACGAGCTCGACGAGGCCGGCCGCGAGGTCGTCCAGGCGTCGTACGACGTGCTCGCCGCGCTGCCGCAGTGGAGCACCACCGCCATCGAGGAGGCGCTGCGCACCAAGCTGGTCGAGGAGCGTGGCCTCAAGCCGCGCCTCGCGTTCGGACCGGTGCGCATCGCCATCACCGGCAGCAAGGTGTCGCCGCCGCTGTTCGAGTCGATGGAGCTGCTCGGCCGCGAGCGATCGATCGCGCGGCTCCACGACGCACTGTTCGAATGA
- a CDS encoding HU family DNA-binding protein, whose amino-acid sequence MNKSQLIDALAARYEGNRKAAAHALESVLDTVTREVAKGEKVAITGFGSFEKRVRAARWVRNPQTGERMKSKKTAVPAFKAGQDLKNVVSGAKKLPKLTLTAPVKAGAPAKKAAAAAGAAAKKVTTKKAAPVKKATATKAAPAKKAPAKKAPVKKAPAAKKSVPAKKAPAKKTVTAKKAPATKKAAPAKKAAAKKAPAKKAPAKKATAKKTAKKA is encoded by the coding sequence GTGAACAAGTCACAGCTCATCGACGCGCTTGCTGCGCGCTACGAGGGGAACCGCAAGGCCGCGGCCCATGCGCTCGAGTCGGTCCTGGACACCGTCACTCGCGAGGTTGCGAAGGGCGAGAAGGTCGCCATCACCGGCTTCGGTTCATTCGAGAAGCGCGTCCGTGCGGCGCGTTGGGTCCGTAATCCGCAGACCGGCGAGCGGATGAAGTCCAAGAAGACTGCTGTCCCCGCGTTCAAGGCCGGTCAGGACCTGAAGAACGTCGTCTCGGGTGCCAAGAAGCTGCCGAAGCTCACCTTGACCGCACCGGTCAAGGCTGGCGCTCCGGCCAAGAAGGCTGCCGCTGCTGCCGGCGCGGCCGCCAAGAAGGTGACCACGAAGAAGGCGGCTCCGGTCAAGAAGGCCACGGCCACGAAGGCCGCTCCGGCGAAGAAGGCGCCGGCGAAGAAGGCTCCGGTCAAGAAGGCGCCGGCCGCGAAGAAGTCGGTGCCGGCGAAGAAGGCTCCTGCCAAGAAGACGGTCACCGCCAAGAAGGCGCCGGCCACGAAGAAGGCGGCGCCGGCGAAGAAGGCGGCAGCGAAGAAGGCTCCTGCCAAGAAGGCTCCGGCCAAGAAGGCGACTGCGAAGAAGACCGCCAAGAAGGCCTGA
- a CDS encoding DNA-3-methyladenine glycosylase 2 has protein sequence MNTTAPHPVRMDKESCYRAVKSRDRRFDGVFYTAVKTTGIYCRPSCPARTPGYANVSFHPTAASAQAAGYRACKRCIPDATPGSPDWDVAADVAGRAMRLIADGVVDRDGVDGLARRLGYTSRHLTRLLTQELGAGPLALARARRAQTARILIETTAMPYADVAFAAGFSSIRQFNDTIREVYAASPTDLRGRRGNTRSTHGTVEMRLAVRTPFAGRALLAFFATRAVPGIEAADAASYSRTLRLPHGVGTVRLELDDLTGEGTAFVPATFTLEDLRDTGAAVERVRRLLDADCDPVAVADTFAGDALLGPLVRAVPGLRVPGHVDGHEIAVRAVLGQQVSVAGARTVAARLTQQYGATVAPDGELTHLFPDVATLAGVDPEDLPMPRARGRALIALCAALADETIALDRGADRDEVRTQLLALPGIGPWTADYIALRALGHPDVFLPTDIGIRDALTGLGRDPRDAAALAETWRPWRSYAQMQLWQSLAATEPEEN, from the coding sequence ATGAACACCACCGCCCCGCACCCCGTGCGCATGGACAAGGAGTCCTGCTACCGGGCCGTGAAGAGCCGCGACCGGCGCTTCGACGGCGTCTTCTACACCGCCGTGAAGACGACCGGCATCTACTGCCGGCCGTCGTGCCCGGCGCGCACGCCCGGCTACGCGAACGTCTCGTTCCACCCGACCGCGGCTTCCGCGCAAGCCGCCGGCTACCGCGCCTGCAAGCGCTGCATCCCCGACGCCACCCCGGGCAGCCCCGACTGGGACGTCGCCGCCGACGTCGCCGGTCGCGCGATGCGACTGATCGCCGACGGCGTGGTCGACCGCGACGGTGTCGACGGCCTGGCCCGGCGGCTGGGCTACACCTCGCGCCACCTCACCCGGCTGTTGACGCAGGAGCTCGGCGCCGGACCACTCGCCCTCGCGCGCGCCCGTCGCGCCCAGACCGCGCGCATCCTCATCGAGACCACCGCCATGCCGTATGCCGATGTCGCGTTCGCGGCCGGCTTCTCGAGCATCCGGCAGTTCAACGACACGATCCGCGAGGTGTACGCCGCCAGCCCCACCGACCTCCGCGGCCGACGTGGCAACACCCGCTCGACGCACGGCACCGTCGAGATGCGGCTGGCCGTGCGTACGCCGTTCGCCGGCCGCGCGCTCCTGGCCTTCTTCGCCACCCGCGCGGTGCCAGGAATCGAGGCGGCCGACGCCGCGTCGTACTCACGCACGCTCCGGCTCCCGCACGGCGTCGGCACGGTCCGCCTCGAGCTCGACGACCTGACGGGGGAGGGCACGGCGTTCGTGCCCGCGACGTTCACGCTCGAAGACCTCCGCGACACCGGCGCCGCCGTCGAGCGGGTACGACGCCTGCTCGATGCCGACTGTGACCCGGTCGCCGTCGCCGACACGTTCGCCGGAGACGCCCTGCTCGGTCCGCTCGTGCGTGCCGTGCCCGGCCTGCGCGTGCCCGGCCACGTCGACGGCCACGAGATCGCCGTACGCGCAGTGCTCGGCCAGCAGGTGAGTGTGGCCGGCGCTCGCACGGTCGCGGCCAGGCTCACCCAGCAGTACGGCGCGACAGTCGCGCCCGACGGCGAGCTCACGCACCTCTTCCCCGATGTCGCCACCCTGGCGGGCGTCGACCCCGAGGACCTGCCGATGCCACGCGCCCGCGGCCGTGCGCTCATCGCACTGTGCGCGGCGCTGGCCGACGAGACGATCGCGCTGGACCGTGGGGCCGACCGCGACGAGGTGCGCACCCAGCTGCTCGCCCTGCCCGGCATCGGGCCCTGGACGGCCGACTACATCGCCCTGCGCGCACTCGGCCACCCCGACGTGTTCCTGCCGACCGACATCGGCATCCGTGACGCCCTCACCGGGCTCGGTCGCGACCCACGCGACGCGGCTGCCCTCGCCGAGACCTGGCGCCCCTGGCGCTCGTACGCCCAAATGCAGCTGTGGCAGTCACTGGCTGCCACCGAACCAGAGGAGAACTGA
- a CDS encoding methylated-DNA--[protein]-cysteine S-methyltransferase: MWTVIDSPIGELRIVENAGSITAIEFTPFRPGEGRPLGDRDDQHPVLAESTRQLTAYFDRDLKEFDLPLAPQGTDFQKRVWDVLLGVGFGETASYGQVAKRLGMTNAASRAVGLANGRNPIPIVIPCHRIIGADGTLTGYAGGLERKQTLLSLEQEALF; the protein is encoded by the coding sequence ATGTGGACCGTCATCGACTCACCGATCGGCGAGCTGCGCATCGTCGAGAACGCCGGCTCGATCACCGCGATCGAGTTCACGCCGTTTCGGCCCGGCGAGGGCCGGCCGCTCGGCGACCGCGACGACCAGCACCCGGTGCTGGCGGAGTCGACCCGTCAACTGACGGCGTACTTCGACCGCGACCTCAAGGAGTTCGACCTGCCGCTCGCGCCCCAGGGCACCGACTTCCAGAAGCGGGTGTGGGACGTGCTGCTCGGTGTCGGGTTCGGCGAGACCGCGTCGTACGGCCAGGTCGCGAAGCGGCTCGGCATGACCAACGCCGCGTCACGAGCGGTCGGGCTGGCCAACGGCCGCAACCCGATCCCGATCGTCATCCCGTGCCATCGGATCATCGGCGCCGACGGCACCCTCACCGGGTACGCCGGCGGGCTGGAGCGCAAGCAGACCCTGCTCTCGCTGGAGCAGGAAGCGCTGTTCTGA